One Arachis hypogaea cultivar Tifrunner chromosome 18, arahy.Tifrunner.gnm2.J5K5, whole genome shotgun sequence genomic window, AATAAACCCTctatatttatatacattattTTTGTATATCCTATTATTTTTCTTACTAAAACTGTAAATTTATCTTGTGTTTATTGtattatagaaaaaattttaaatgtatcaAGAACAtcgatattttaattattttaactgttgatgattttaattaatatatattatatatattttttataattcagatctaaTGGTTAAAACAATTAGAACACaaattttttcttattatatGTTGACATTATGATTGTAAAAATATAAAGTTGACTTTGATATATACAAGTTGGGCCTTTACCacctaatcttttttttttaaattataaaaaagcaCATGCATGATATGATAATACATGATACTGTGAAAACTTAATAGACTTCTTTAGTATGGATCCGTCCCTGTCAGGATATGTATAAAAATATCattgtttgagtttggaagtTCGAAGTTGGAACCCTGCTTTAATTCCATTATTGCATTACATATTTTATAaacgaaaatatttaataacaaaaataaaattaactaaaaataattaaaatttatcttatttaatatttattaattattattataataattaattaaatattaaataaaataaattctaataattttttatttttataatattattattttataaatttatgaaattctCATAGGATACATGCTCACCAAGGTTTTAGCATTtccgaaaataaaatataaaattaaataagctACATGCttgttcttatttatttgtttattattattattattattattattattattattattattattattattattaatcccTATCGTATAGAATTGGCAACGTGAGATTATTATTTTAGGCCATTGACCAAGTAACGTTTTCAACCCCAACATCCGTATCCAGCCCTAGAGCATCCCACACCGCCTGCGATCCATCCACGACGTTTTTCCGGCACGGTGGCTGTCCTGAATGCTCCGAATCACAACCGTTAACGGAGTCGCACTCGTCCACCACCTTAGCCAACACGCTCCTCCCGTTACTCGCGGTGATCCTTATCATCTTCAAGCACCTCGACCCTTGGTTGTACCACCCAGTGGACAGTGCCACCACTGGCTCTGAGTTTTCGTGGTAGTTTCCGTCACACTCAGATGGGCCACCTCCGTCTCCGCCTTCGCTGAAGTCGTTCAGGGTGAGTATTGCCTTGGTGGAGGATGACACCGGAGGCGAGCACCTGCATTCGGAAAACtttattcatatatatacataatatttagcATTTTAAtaagttgatagctgagagctgtttgataaaaatttagtcaaatcagttaaatcattTAACGGTTCtcgactatcaacttcacatgaaatcgACTTTACTGAGTTTTCaccttttaataatataataataaaaacacttaaaagtacaaaataaaaaacaactttTTAATAGAAATAAACCATAAAAATGTCtttcagatatttttttttttgaaaaaatatcttttaaatctgttaataactaaaatgtctttaaaaaaatatttgtaaacatatttttttaatttgttaataaattaaataatatatatatttatatgtaaatacataataactgattttaataattaattttaatgtataaaataatatttttatcttcttttatacTAGCTATACCCTTAAAATATATATCCTTAGGATATATAGATGCTTCGGGTGTAGCATCGCACCTGTATTGAGGGTAGGAGTTTGTGCCGCATTGAAGGTTGCCGGAGGATCGGCAGGTTTTGCCGCCACCACTTGGTCGAGCGGGGGTGGTGCAGATGTGAGTGCCGACGTCAGGGTCGTCGTTGCACCTTCCGTTGATGCAGATGAGCTGGCCAGAGCAATCGTTGAGGTTGTTGCATGGGCCGTTGCAGGAGGAGAGTGCGTTTATGAGAGTGAATAGGCACAAGGAACAATATAGAATCATAAAGGAGGAGGTTGCTTTGTGAGCCATTATTGGCGAATTAGACTAGAATGACTACTTGTCTAAATGGTGGTTGTGTTTTGTGAGCATTGGATAAGATGCTTAAATAGAGGACAATGATATATTAAAAGTAAAGTTTAACCGTTTTGTTAGATAGACaatgatttttataaataatgtgaataataggtTTTAGAATTGATACAATAAAGTAAAAAATCACttaacttttaaattattttctaaattttaacattaaaataactatttgcacatctagtgaattgaacattcaGTCATTGTTAACTCTGCATGAGTAAAtcgaataaaaagaaataatcattcaattaaaaataataaacataatcatctgcatatctattgaattgaacatccgacatatctattgttcacattgtttagtattctcaTTCTCTACCTATACctttttaaggtttaattacttgcATTGTATGATCTCTAGTTTCACCCAATTTtttaatagatatttttttatttttatttttttttgtaattaaatctatatatcatatcaaattttgaattttttttggtaaTAAAAACATTAAAACTAACAAATTATACATGATATTCAGTCAAATGTTAGGTACAttttgtttaacaaaatattctgACAAACTTAGATGCAGTCAATTTCATGTGAAGTTAATAAttgagagtcgttaaataatttgaatgatttgactaaatttttatttaacggttctcagttatcaacttcacgtgaagttgactgcacctaAATTtccacatttcaatatttttatcacaataaaaacttaattacaaaatttaatatgatataagaattcaataaaaaaaatataaaaatctaattaaaaacttattaaaattatagaaatcatggttctgaaaatcggatcgGCCGGTCGAATCGGTTCAATTGGAAACCGGCAATGCAAGTGGTCCGGTTCTCCCTCCATAACCACTCGAAAAGAACCGGTAGAAAATTAAGAACCGGTCGGTTGGACCGGATCGGTAATCAACTGGTTTgcttaaaacgacgtcgtttttttaatttgtaaaaaaaaaaaaaagaaatggatCCAGGATTCCAGGTCATTCCCAACCCCCCCTCGTGACCCAACCCCCTCTTCCCCCAACCATTCATTTATTCACGAACTGGAGAGTGGAGAACCCTGAATCGAAGAAACCCTAGCCGCCTAGCCCTCCATCGTCGCCGCCTAACTCAGGTCCTCAGCGCCACCGCCGTCCCAGGTCCTCAGCAACGCCGCTTCTTCCTCCATCATCGCCGCCTAACCCAGGTCCTCCATCGTCACCGCCTAACCCAGTAACTCGGCAGGTCCTTTTCGGCTCTTCATCCTCGCTGGCTTCTCGGCACGGACCCAGGTTAGTGGCTTCTCGTCTTCATCTTCACTGAGGGTttggtcttcttcttcaatttttgttccatttttcTTCAAGTCTACTTCAGTCTTTATTTCAAGTTTGGTTTTGAAGGTTGgttcttcaatttttcttttggttctgTCTTGTATTTACTGGTTGCTAATGGTAGAAATtttacaaatttgtaaatttgtaTGTATGGTTCTGTATGTATGGTTCTGTACGTATGGTGGAAATctttatgtattaaaatttattttaccaGTTGCTGATAGTATTTTACTGGTTCTGATGGCTCCTAATTTGTTCATTGCAATATTGTTGAATGCTGTAGACAGAATTTAGATATGGTcttgttgagaatttttttttatttttcattgtgttGTAGGCCATATACCACTGTCTATTACTCCAATAATTACCTCACTCTCTGCCACAGAGGCAGGTAAATGGGTACTAAATCTATCCAAACTAGCAAGAGTTAGATCAAATCCAAGGAAGTATGGTGTTCTTGTTGTGTGAAGCTCGTATTTACGCTCCGGTATGAGCGAAAGGATTTCTGGTTGCTTCGAGAGCGCCTCGGCTTCTTGGTTAGTTAGCCTTGTTGAGAAGCCATGAACTACATGCTTGTAGGTGTATAGCATTTCTGCTGATTCTGATACTGATTGCAATGATGATTCAAACCAATTGTGGTGATCATTGAAACTTACTGGCATGGTGGACTTCTCCATGTGGACTATGTATGTTTTTTTGAATTGTTCTATGTTATTTTTTGCTATGGTGTGTTTGGCACAGAAAATCAACAGAAGAGTCTGAAAAAACTTGAATTTCAGCATCTTCATTTTGTGACTGTGTTCTTGCCAACTGAATCTTTGGTTTgtgtcttgtttttttttttttaatttggatatGTGGGAATGTTAAGgtatttattgttgttgatttggAACTCTTGAACTTTTATATATCATATGGACAAAGATTCTTTTACATGATAATTAGAGGTTACACAAAAAGGGTTGTTCTCAAAACAACTTAAAAATATGGActaaattatagaaaataattaggCAGTGTtgttaaattgaattaataattatttgtgtGTGTATGTATTTAGATCCATGAAAATGTACTACTTTTCAGGAAGTTATATATGCAAGCTTGAACAGACCATTGTGTTAATCTCTTGTGTAGTTGTGTTGCCTCTTCACATTATGTTATGtgtttagatatatttttttactatttaacttttgagtttggattttgataagatcatatatatttggttgatgatattttatgtagtgttttaaatttcgaaaatattttaaaatttatattagactataattatattttaggatgtttatttataatttatttattattctattctaaaacgATTTTTTCGATTAAACTACCAGTTAGACCGGTTAGACCAATAAACCAATAAATCAATTACTAAAACGGTTTGATGATTGGTCCAATTTTCAGAACCTTCATAGAAATTAAtatagtaattaaacctaaaagtAAATACCTTAGATTCTTATAATTACATGTTACAAAAAATTGCGTGATTatgctatatatataaatataccaaAATTGGCTACCAAAAATAGAAGTTGattagtttgtaaaaatattttatgttcttgTTTTCAACGTTTCATATTTTAGAAAATGTGAttggtttataaaaaaatttattttttaaatgtcaaaaataataaaaatatatttgattagtttatttttaatattgtaaaatttaaaattatatttttaaatttaaaattttttattaagttaataattaatttttttatttttttatttttattcattggtACTTTATTAATTGACTgttgattaaataaattattgctacaaaaaattatttttttctttattttgttaaagAAGAGACTACTGTCAtaacatttaaaattaatatttttaaatacaaaaataaattatgaattacaaataaaaaataaataaaacatataaaatagaaatataattaaaaaaaagatattatattaaataaaaatacaaataaatttttatattgaataaaaattacaaataagtctttatatttcttgttaattgtcgaattcatttattttatatttttttttatcatctattgggatttgaatcaaagaataaaCACAACAAAATCTatcaatagaaaaaataaaaaatacagttaaaaaattatcatattcttatcaaattgaaaaatatactggtacaaaaattaaaaaaaacacaaaaaaaacttGAAAGATATTAAAAGCGGAAAACGcgaaagaattgaaaattaaggAAAGGTGaatatagcaaaaaaaaaaaaatagaactcaAATTTTACatgtttaatatttaaatttaatttacaaaaataaaacagtaaaaaattttacgtacaaaaaaattgaaagaattcTTTTACCTTTAAATAGAggtaagaaaatagaaaaatgagtGAAAGAGAATTAGGGAATTAATGTTTGTCGGTTGTTGCTGTGTCGGTAAGCGAAAATAAAGAGATATTCCATGGAGATCTGGCAAACATGAAGGTTATGGGAGTCACTCTCGCTGGGCAAGCCTCGGTTTGAGGTTGGTGAAgcactttgatttccttgttttatatttttatattttatattatgaatagtttaaatataatagcttggaatattaagggtgcttctaataagttagtcCGGGTAAATTGTAAAGAGTTGGTTAGGAAATTTAAATCTGTaatttttattgtggttgaaactcactgtTCTTTTCAACACTTGAAACTATTCTGGAAAAGACTTGGTTATCACTCTATTGGTATAGTGGAGGCGTCAGGACATACATAAGGGAGATATCTGGTTCCTTTCTGCAATGCAGGGTGCTCATTGCAAATGGGTTGATGCTTTCGATCAGTGTGTTACAGTTGAGGTTTAGGTAAATAATGTGATTTGGAGGTGCATCAGTATCTATGGTAGTCCTCAGTGTAATACCAGAATTCTGCTATGGGATTATCTTGTTACTCAGTCTTCGACTTTCTGCGGGCCAtagattgttcttggtgattttaatgaagtactATTCTCTCACGAATCTAAGGGTTGCCTCTTCTCGAGTCACCATGCAGATCAGCTTGCTGCCTCTCTAGGGGATAGTGATCTGTTTGACTTGAAGACTATTGGAAGATGGTTTTCTTGGTACAGAAGGGTTAAAAATGGTGTTGAGGTGGCAAAAAAACTTGACCGGGTCTGTATCAACAGTGGATGGTTTTCTCTCTTCCTAGAGGCTTACACAGaaattttaaataggcttcagtctgatcattgtcctatccTAGTGCACTGTACAGGTCGTCCCTAACCGAAAAAGAATAGACCTTTTCAGTTTATTGCAGCTTGGACAACTCATCTGGGGTACAGagatattgtgaaccagtcatgaCAAGCTGGCTACAGAGAGAAGCATGGCAAGCTTTCAGAAGTGCAAAAGAACTCTTTTGATTTTAATTCTAAAGTGTTCGGCAACATTTTCGTTAGGAAATGTGAATTGGAGAGACAGATTAATTTCCTTCAGAAGCGACTATAAGTAATGGAAGATTTGTCTATGCAGCAAAAAGAATAATAGCTcattgaggaatttaataacacACTTGTGCAAGAGGAACTTCTATGGTTTCAGAAATCCAGAGAACAGTGGGTAAAATTTGGAGAAGAAATACCAAGTTCTTTCATGTCCAGACTCTTGTGCGGAGAAAGCATAATAAGATTTATGGTCTCTTTCTTCGAGATGGGGTGTGGGAAACTCGGAGGTCCTTAGAAAGGAAGCTGAATCCTTTTATAAACACCTATTCTGCTAGTCGGAGGATGTAGATTTAGGTTGTCTTGGTAATGTGCTGCTACCTTTCCTGAATGATGAAGCTTGTTGTAGCCTCACAGCGTCAGTTACTCTGGAAGAAGTTAAGTCGGCTGTTTTCAGTATGCATTCTTTTAAGGCTCCAGGCCCTGATGGGTTTCAGGCTTTCTTCTTTAAAGAATACTAGGAGATTGTTGATTTTGATGTTTGGACTATGGTTCGTCATGCGTTCTCTGGTTTGGATAtggatccaaggatgatggaaactcTTATGGTTCTTATTCCAAAGGTAGAAAACTCGATTTCCATGAAGGATTTCTGACCTATCAGTCTCTGTAATgtggtttacaaagttataacgAAGGTCCTGGTTAATAGACTTCGTCTCTATCTCAAAGAGATTATTGGGCCCCTTCAAGGAGGGTTTATCCCAGGGAGAGGAATCCCAGACAACATCATTGTAGCACAAGAAGTTCTCCATTTCATGAAAAAGACaaaatcaaagaaaggcaccaCCCtagcctttaagattgatctggagaaagcgTATGATAGAGTGGATTGGGAGTTTCTGAAACAAACCCTTGTGAGTTTTGGCTTTCCTCCTCCAACAATCAATCTGATTATGCGTTGTGTTATTGCTTCCTCACTGTCTATCCTCTGGAACGGGGATAGATTAAATAGCTTCACTCCGAGCAGGGGTCttaggcaaggagatcctatatcaccgtatatgtttgtgttgtgtatggagagattATCCTGTTCTATTAATCAACAAATTGATAGGGGCTTGTGGAAGCCGGTTACAATTTCTAGAGGGGGTCCAAGAATTTCTCATTTGATATTTGCCGATGATTTGCTTCTTTTCTGTAAAGCCGAAAAACAGCAAGTTCAAACTGTGATGGTAGCTTTGGAAAATTTCTGCACAGCCTCTGGGATGAAGGTTAATGTGGAGAAATCTAAAACGCTATGCTCCAGAAATGTTTCGgcgacaagaaaagagattttcacCGGAGTGTCCTCCATCATATTCGTCCATAACTTGGGCAATTATttaggggtgaaccttaatcactcTCGGGTGACACGCACAACTTTTAACGATGTTCTGGACAAGATTCGGGGAAGGCTAGCCAGCTGAAAAGGGAGATTGCTTAGCGGGCATACTCTGTTTGCTCAATTTGGTAGTGACTGCGATTTCTACTTACCGCATGCAAGTATCTCTCTTTCCTAAAGGGgtaactaataagatagaatccatgatgCGGAATTTTCTATGGAAGGGTCAAGTTGATGGTAGAGGCCTGAATCTAGTTAATTATAAGGTGTTGGTCACCCCTAAGAAATTTGGGAGTCTGGGAATTAGAGATCATTTTTGTGCTAATATTGCTCTTCTTAGAAAGCTAGTCTGGCAACTTTTTCACCATTCTGACAAGCTATGGGTTCAACTGTTGACGGAAAAATACCATTCTTCTAAGGCTGATTGTTTCAGTCGGTCTCGAGGAAGGggatcttatgtttggaagagtatatgtcgagTTTGGGATATCCTGAAGGAAGGTTTTATTTGGTGCATTGGGAATTTAGAACAGAACTTTTGAttttctaaatggagaagagaggggcgactgtgtcatgagatggattatgttcacatttctgattcagatctcaggatcttggacctttggtcatcTGGACAATGGAACCTTAAGAATATCTATTCTCCTCTGAATCAGTCTCTGCAGAGCAACATTAACTCTTACAACCCAGATGTTCAAGCTGGTTCAGAGGTCGGTTGGTGTTGGACTGGTGCGGCTTCAAAAGTTTATGATACTCGTAGTGGTTATTTGTGGCTCAAtaagaagatgtttagttgggaggataggggtaattggctttggctttggcatcaacatgttccggaaaagcacaaatttttggccCGGCTATGTCTTCGGGAGGCTTTTCCTATTGCTGCATTTCGTTTTAGGAGGGGCATTTCGCACACGGATGGCTGTCCACGATGTTTCTCAGGTTAGAAAAAAAGCTCAGCTAGTTTGGCAAGCTTTGGGGATCTCTGGTCAACCAGTGAATTTAATGAGTTAGTTCGTACATAATAGCAAACAGTgcccctttagattcttttctggtctctaGTGGATTTTGCGTTCGAGGaataacgagatctttcatcctcacgagcATTGGACCATAGACAAGGTGACtggtatggctttgtccttgGAAAAGGAGCTCCAGAATATTTTCGAGTTGCAACGACTGTCTATCCCCTCcaccattagtggctcttggattcccccctcagtgggtacctttaagattaattgtgatactAGCTATCCTAGCAATGGTGCTCagattggttttgcttgtgttagcagagattggaagggaGGTGGCAACGTGGCTGTTTGagaacaattgagagtcgtagcattttgcaaggagaattgtttgctattttgagaggctttcttttagcataGGACTCtggacaaagagacattatatgtgagatAAACTGTGTGGAGGCCTTTACTATTGTTGATAATTTACAATATTGCTCTGATTTTATTGATCATTTGGTATTAAAAATTCGAGATATCATGTCTTGAAAATGACGTGCTAATCTCCagttgatcttgagagatgcaaacgcagtagcagacatcatggcaaagactgcaatgaTGACTCTTTTTTTCTCAAGTGGAGCTTCCGTTGTCTTGGAAGGAATTTGAGAATAGTATTTAGCGGGACTGTATTTTTTAAGcagtttcttgtttatttttatttctttctttgttgttgtttgttttcttttaagtcaccaaaaagGAGAATTAATGATAAGTAGACAACTAGTAAAAGACGCGAGTTGGCAGATAGGAactgattttagaatttaaatttggcACTATAAATCAAGAATTCTTAATTAAAAATACTGTATTATAGAcgaaaaatattttcataacttttaattgaaaataaaaaatatcatttttttaatattttcattaaaaataatgttaaaatatttagtcattctcttagtttttttttgtcacttttaatctaatttttaatataaatattgtaCAAATAAGtctttaaacattttttatttaaagaaaatttaattaaaaaatatatcactataaaataaattagtcttttttttaaataaagaaaaaattaaattgtccaataaaaattattttcaaagattcataaaaataaaaatttattaaacaacaaaattttaaatatttaaaaagtattcACCAATATTGAGAACTTAACTGGATCATAAGTTGTATTAAATAGCCTTCTCCttgtgttttttaaattttaacaacaTATTATATTATAACAGATTAAACTTATTCTATATGTCAAAATTAAGTGAAGGATAGAGATGGAATgagagatttttattttaataaactaaataaatattttatttattgaaataaataattttaaaatttattatgaaaatacgtcatctatccttatctcgtttacatccTAATTTGTAAATGAGATAATTTttaatgtatctcgtttacaatataaatgagatatatgtatttgtaaatataaaatatatttttttaaaataataaaaaatattaataatttaaattagaccaaacccttaaaaattgaatatttcaaataataaaaaaaaggaacttttatataatagaaaAGATGGACGGTTTTAAAAATGGAACACTATTAATACGTTTACTTCTTCTAACCGTTGAAATGAGTAAAAGCACATAAGTACTGCCCATTAttaatatgattatttttttaactacCCACTATTAACACTATTGCTTCTTCCATTACTTCTATCCACTCTtcattgttatatatttttaaattttctatgtACTTTCTTaagttttaatatatataatttaaaatatatataatttttttatttactctcatacaataaataaaatttaaaatatataatttaaatttggataaagtatattttttgtctctgaaacttgacaaaagtttcaaaaatatctttttaagttttattttgttttaattttgtcccaaaattttttaatttgtatcaaatataccttcgacagctaaattttcaaaaaatttaagaccaatctaataataatgcataaaaattatgcttgatttgcttgtgttgagagttgtttttataaaattgttattgaattagttttaaattttttgaaaaattagccgtcacgGATATATTATTTGATGCATATCGAAAACTTCtcggacaaaattgaaacaaaataaaacttagggtatttttgaaacttttatcaaaatttcaggaaaaaaaagtatactttaccctttaaatttaaaaattaatactcaaAAAAGTAGTGGAAGAAGCAATAGTGTTAATAGCCGATGGTTAGAAAAAGGTAACAGTATTTACAGTTGACAGTTTAATGTGttacttaggtagcgtttggtggagagacagagacgaaaagactgagactgagagacagagactaagagacaggaattgaaataaatctcagtattctgtttggtacaaaatgggagacaggaattaaaacaagaataaaactctaatttaatttgcacaaagggtaaaattggaattaattaattgaaatgaaagtattttaggtataaaatgttattaaagtttcagtctctatctctaaaaatttcagtcccctgtgttcctactttttggaagtactgaaatactgaaattttagagacaaagacagaaattttagtaccagtctctgaactaacaaacacgatattGAGTCTCAGTCTCACAGTCTCTGTCTCAatatctcaaaacaaacgctaccttacatATTTTCACTTATTTCAacggtttaaaaaaataaacatattaatagtgttctatttttaaaattgtccatcttttctattatataaaaccGTCCATTTTCTCTATTATTTGAAATGTTTCATTTTTAAGAATTtagtctaatttaaattattaatattttttattatttttaaaaaatatatttttatatttacaaatatatatatcttgtttacgGTGTAAATGAAATAAGGATAAATGAcgtatttttgtaataaattttaaatttatttatttaatttattaaaataaaaaattcataaaatgggTGGAAGAAATTATTAAAGGAAAAAAATTCAgtgaattaaaagaataatattatttggcatcatttaatGATATATGATAACTTATTTTTATGTTGCTGGAGACAAGATTATAATGAGACACCGGCGTGGAATTGTCAAAGTTGGAGCCTTGGAGGCTTGATGGAATTCCATTTGCATGTTTTAGGTACTTCCCATATTATTAAATTCAAGGATGTATTCCATACCAGTCTACAAAGGTAATCGGAATTCTTCCATCTCATAATAAGTATTAAGCTAATTTGTATATTTGTTATTGTGAAAATTTacatctaattattttattttatataaaattattatttaaaaatgattaaataatttaatattttaattaaattattatttaataaattttaattattaattttacattcgTGAGTATTCATTAtatgaattatatataatattaaaatacaataatGTGTAAATATGTGATAGATGCAACAAATGAATGAAGTGACAAATATTGTGGGATAAAGactcatata contains:
- the LOC112771504 gene encoding kiwellin-like, with product MAHKATSSFMILYCSLCLFTLINALSSCNGPCNNLNDCSGQLICINGRCNDDPDVGTHICTTPARPSGGGKTCRSSGNLQCGTNSYPQYRCSPPVSSSTKAILTLNDFSEGGDGGGPSECDGNYHENSEPVVALSTGWYNQGSRCLKMIRITASNGRSVLAKVVDECDSVNGCDSEHSGQPPCRKNVVDGSQAVWDALGLDTDVGVENVTWSMA